ATGAGTTACACTGGCATCGATATTTTGCTCCGCCAGCACATCAAAAACCATTTGTTCCAGTTTATTACAGTTGGCACAACCTGCCCCCAGTACTTTTATATCCAACTTATTCACCCCCCTTTCCTTTATTCCTTTTATTCAGTAAACTCAAAGTTTCGTTAACCTGGGAAACCAATATATCCTCTACCAGGTTAAGAATTTCATAAATTTGCGGGTAATTCACCTTATATATTACTTTTAAACCTTCTTTACGGCATCCTACAATATTCTGCTTACGTAAAATTGCCAGGTGCTGAGACATGTTGGATTGTTCAATATCCAGGTCCTCCGTAAACTCGCAAACACATTTTTCGCCCTCTTTAAGATGTTTTAAAATCCGCACCCTGGTGGGATGGGCCAAAGCCTTGAAAAACTCGGCCTCCATCGAGCACAGCCTTTCATCCATATATTCTTCCCTCCATTTCCTCAGGCAGTCCAGGTAAAATAAAATCCAATAGCTATTATTATATTAGTAAATTATAATATTATTTTAATTCTTTTACTTTATTTTGTCAATATATTGTATATAAAAAGAAATTAGCCAGACTTTACGCCCGGCCGTTCAAAATTCTCCTTTTATTTTACCTTCACCTGTTGCGGAGCAGGCCCACTGCCCGTTTCACATTTAATGAGTACACCCGCCAAAAAGATTAGGATAAACAAGGCCATTCGCCCGCCGATTACTGCCATTATACCGAAAGCCGTCATAATAAAACCTATAGTAAGGTAATTGTACTGGTACAGATTTTCAATAAATGCCCCCAGATATGAAAAGGAACCTACAATAAATATCCCTTCCAGCAGTACAATAAGGTATAAAATTAAACTGGGAGCATTACCAAGCAATCTGGCGTAGGGAGCCAGAAATTCACTGTCAGGGTTTTTGTCCGACGGTATTTTCCTTCCCACTGTAAAAAATAGGACAGTCACCAGGGCTGCCAGCGCCGAATATGCGGCAAAGATACCTCGCCAGCTAAGGAAAAAGGCAACTGATCCGCCGATAGCCATGCTCACAGTTAAAGCGGCGGCAAAGGTAAAAAAGAACATGGCGAAATTTAAAATCTGCCTTTTTCCGAAACGGTCAGCCAGCGGACCGAATACCAACTGAAAAATACCCCTATAGGGTAGCTTTGTCAACCAAATATTTTTGCTTGATAGCAAATTTTTAGTTAAAAAAAAAAGGGGCCCTTTTAAGCCCCATTATGAAACCTCCGCTCCTTCAAATAAGGTTGAGGTACTACTGCTTCTTGGCCTGAACGTAAATACTTGTTACAAACCGGTCAATAGTCTCATCTTCTCCAAGAGCTTCTAAAACAGCTCTGGCCAGAGGGTCTTTGGTATCAGGTGTAATCGAGAAGGAAAAGCCCTTATCAGTGATCTCAATATCCGTTAACCCTGCTTCTTCCACCAGCCTTTTATACTGCGCTACAGGCACTGCTCCTGCAATACAACCCGTATAAGCCTCTACACTTGACCGGACTGCCTCCGGAAGTTCCTGCAGTAAAGCCACGTCGGATATGGCCACCCTACCTCCCGGTTTCAATACTCTGTATATCTCCCGGAAGACCCTCTTTTTGTCAGCCGAAAGATTAATCACGCAGTTACTTATGACCACGTCTACGGAATTGTCAGCTACAGGCAGGTTTTCTATTTCGCCCAGCCTGAATTCCACGTTACTGATGTTTTCCCTGGCGGCAATTGTCCGGGCCCGTTCGATCATCTCCGGAGTCATATCAACACCTATTACCCGGCCGGCCGGGCCTACTTTTGACGCTGCCAGAAAACAGTCAAACCCCGCGCCCGAACCAAGGTCAAGGACAACTTCCCCTTCTTTCAAGCCGGCCAGGGCGGTAGGATTGCCACAGCTTAAGGCCAGGTTGGCCTCAGTAGGAATTTTATTCAGTTCTTCCGGCGAGTAACCTAAAGACTGGACATAAGTATTAATGTCATCACCGGAACAGCCGCAGCCACAGCCACAGCCGCTTCCGTTCTGTTGTCTGGCAATGGCGCCATATGTTTCCCGAACAGTCTTGATAATTTTAATTTTATCCATAATTTAATACCTCCTGTACTTTTACTTCACCTTTCGGGCCATGTTTATTATTTGCAATTTGCAAATGTTGTCCTACAAAAATCCGGCAACTTATTCCGGCAAGCAGCATGCCCCGGCCTTCAGAATCGCTTTGTTTAAGAGCTGCACGGATTTAACCACCATATCCCGCTCAAATTCGGTGAACTGGGATAATATATTGTCGATAAAAGCCTTCATGCGCTCGTCAATCCGGTTTTCCAATTCTTCTCCCGCAGTAGTTAGAGACAATAAGTATATTCGCCTATCTTCCGGATGTGGCTTTTTCCT
The DNA window shown above is from Thermincola ferriacetica and carries:
- a CDS encoding ArsR/SmtB family transcription factor; this encodes MDERLCSMEAEFFKALAHPTRVRILKHLKEGEKCVCEFTEDLDIEQSNMSQHLAILRKQNIVGCRKEGLKVIYKVNYPQIYEILNLVEDILVSQVNETLSLLNKRNKGKGGE
- a CDS encoding MFS transporter, with protein sequence MVFGPLADRFGKRQILNFAMFFFTFAAALTVSMAIGGSVAFFLSWRGIFAAYSALAALVTVLFFTVGRKIPSDKNPDSEFLAPYARLLGNAPSLILYLIVLLEGIFIVGSFSYLGAFIENLYQYNYLTIGFIMTAFGIMAVIGGRMALFILIFLAGVLIKCETGSGPAPQQVKVK
- the arsM gene encoding arsenite methyltransferase: MDKIKIIKTVRETYGAIARQQNGSGCGCGCGCSGDDINTYVQSLGYSPEELNKIPTEANLALSCGNPTALAGLKEGEVVLDLGSGAGFDCFLAASKVGPAGRVIGVDMTPEMIERARTIAARENISNVEFRLGEIENLPVADNSVDVVISNCVINLSADKKRVFREIYRVLKPGGRVAISDVALLQELPEAVRSSVEAYTGCIAGAVPVAQYKRLVEEAGLTDIEITDKGFSFSITPDTKDPLARAVLEALGEDETIDRFVTSIYVQAKKQ